Part of the Bacteroides sp. genome, TGTCAAAGGAAGCCGTAAGCTACTGGCAGAACGTCGACCTCTATGTGGGAGGTGCAGAGCACGCTACCGGACACTTGATCTATTCCCGGTTCTGGAATAAGTTCCTGTTCGACCTCGGCATCGTGGTGAAGGATGAGCCCTTTCAGAAACTGATCAACCAGGGGATGATTCAGGGACGGTCCAATTTTGTTTACCGCGTCAAGGGCAGCAATACCTTTGTCTCCCATAACCTTCGCAAGGACTTTGATGTGATGCCCATCCATGTAGACGTAAATTTCGTGCATAACGACATACTCGACCTGGAAGCTTTTCGCCAATGGAATCCCGAATACCGCGAAGCCGAATTTGTCCTGGAAGAGGGGAAGTACCTCTGCGGATGGGAAGTCGAGAAGATGTCCAAATCTTTCCACAATGTCCAGAACCCCGACGATCTTATTGAACGATATGGGGCCGACACCCTCAGGCTCTACGAGATGTTCCTGGGGCCTATCGAGCAGGCCAAACCCTGGGATACCAATGGCATTGAAGGCGTTTTCCGCTTCATCCGTAAACTGTGGCGCCTTTACAATGGCAGGAACAACGAATGGTTTGTGTCGGATGAGCCTGCCACCGAGCAGGAAAAAAGGGTGCTGCATAAGACGATAAAGAAAGTGGGTGAAGACATTGAAAAGTTCTCGTTCAACACCGCGGTCAGCAGTTTTATGATCTGCGTCAACGAGCTGGGCGACCTGGGCTGCAACAAGCGGGAGATCTTAGAACCCCTCGCCATAACGATTGCTTCATTTGCACCCCACCTGGGTGAAGAACTCTGGCACCTGCTGGGTCATTCCCATAGCGTTACCCTGGCCACTTTCCCTCAATGGGAAGAAAAGTTTGTGGCCGACGATATGCTGACCTACCCCGTTTCTTTCAATGGAAAGACCCGTTTCAAGCTTGAGTTGCCTGCCGAAAGTACCCGCGAAGAGGTGGAGGCCGCGGTGATGGCTGCCCCCGAGGCAGCCAAATGGCTTGAAGGGAAAGCCCCGAAGCGGGTCATTGTGGTGCCCGGAAAAATTGTGAACGTGGTGATTTGAGCATTGTCATAGAAATGCCTTTGCTGGTTTTCAGGAACTTGCATTTTTTGGAATGTTTTTTGAAACCCAATGGGATGGCAGGGGCCTGTGAAATTTTATGCCCCTCAAGCCGTTTTAATGCTGTAATTCAAAAGCCATGATGATTTCCATTCATAGATCCCTGTTTTCGCAGATGATTTTTTCCCTTCACCTTGTATTGCTGGGCCTTTTCTTTTCCCTGCAGGCCAGCGGACAGGAGTTGCGCAAAATTGACAATACAGCCTTTGCCCCCGGCGAAAGACTGGTGTTCAGGGCTTACTACAGCAGCGCCCTTACCGGGAATGTTACTGCGGGAGAGGCCAGCCTCGAGATTGGCCAGCAGCCTCAATTCATCGGCGGACGATCCACTATGCATATAGTAGGACGTTTACGCACCAAAGGATTATTTAACCTGTTCTTTAAAGTTAACGACCGCTTTGAGACCTATATCGATCATACTGCCATTGCGCCCCTTTTGTTTATCCGCAGGGTCCACGAAGGGAATTACCGCAAAAGCCAGGATGTCATTTTTAACCATGTTGAAAATATTGCCATTAGCAATACGGCTACCGTCCCCGTGCCGCCTTATGTGCAGGACCTTATTTCTGTCTTTTATTTTGCCCGCACCCTTAAAATCGAGGACCCCAAAGTTGGCGATGAATTCAATGTGGACTTTTTTCTTGACGATTCGGTTTATGTGACCCGCATCGTGTTTGATGGATACGAACGTCTGCAAACCCGGATGGGGACTTTCAACACGCTGCGGTTTAAGCCCATGGTGCTTGAAGGGAAGGTGTTCTCGCAACCTTATCCGATGACGCTCTGGATCTCTGAAGACAAGAACCGCGTGCCCATCCTGGTTGAATCAGGCCTCGTGGTGGGCAGCGTCAAACTCGAACTCTCTGAATACAGCGGCCTCAAAAATCCTTTAAAATCACAGGTGTACTGACCGCTGAAGATTTGAACAGATAGCTACTTTTAACCAAATTATCCACCATAAAAACCAAGCGCCATGAAAACCAAAAAAAGCCTTACAGCCATTGCCTTGCTGCTCCTGGTGCTGGCCGGCTGCAGCAAGATCGAAATCGATTCCCGCAACCAGTTTACCGGTCGCTATAATGTTGAAGAGTTCAACTATACCGATGGAGGTCTTTCCTACTATGATGTGCGGATACGCAAAGTAGCCGAATCGGAAGATGAAATCGTATTTGAAAAT contains:
- a CDS encoding DUF3108 domain-containing protein, with product MMISIHRSLFSQMIFSLHLVLLGLFFSLQASGQELRKIDNTAFAPGERLVFRAYYSSALTGNVTAGEASLEIGQQPQFIGGRSTMHIVGRLRTKGLFNLFFKVNDRFETYIDHTAIAPLLFIRRVHEGNYRKSQDVIFNHVENIAISNTATVPVPPYVQDLISVFYFARTLKIEDPKVGDEFNVDFFLDDSVYVTRIVFDGYERLQTRMGTFNTLRFKPMVLEGKVFSQPYPMTLWISEDKNRVPILVESGLVVGSVKLELSEYSGLKNPLKSQVY